Proteins co-encoded in one Rattus rattus isolate New Zealand chromosome 5, Rrattus_CSIRO_v1, whole genome shotgun sequence genomic window:
- the Psma7 gene encoding proteasome subunit alpha type-7 encodes MSYDRAITVFSPDGHLFQVEYAQEAVKKGSTAVGVRGRDIVVLGVEKKSVAKLQDERTVRKICALDDNVCMAFAGLTADARIVINRARVECQSHRLTVEDPVTVEYITRYIASLKQRYTQSNGRRPFGISALIVGFDFDGTPRLYQTDPSGTYHAWKANAIGRGAKSVREFLEKNYTDDAIETDDLTIKLVIKALLEVVQSGGKNIELAVMRRDQPLKILSPEEIEKYVAEIEKEKEENEKKKQKKAAS; translated from the exons ATGAGCTACGACCGCGCCATCACCGTCTTCTCGCCCGACGGTCACCTCTTCCAAGTGGAGTACGCGCAGGAGGCGGTCAAGAAGGGCTCCACCGCG gTTGGTGTTCGAGGAAGGGACATTGTTGTTCTTGGTGTGGAAAAGAAGTCGGTGGCCAAGCTACAAGATGAAAGAACAGTCCGGAAAATCTGTGCTCTGGACGATAATGTCTGCATGGCCTTTGCAG GTCTCACTGCTGATGCAAGGATAGTCATCAACAGAGCCAGGGTAGAGTGCCAGAGCCACCGGCTGACCGTGGAGGACCCAGTGACTGTGGAGTACATCACCCGCTACATTGCTAGTCTGAAGCAG CGTTACACACAGAGCAATGGGCGCAGGCCATTTGGTATCTCTGCCCTAATTGTGGGTTTCGACTTTGATGGCACCCCCAGACTCTACCAGACTGACCCCTCAGGCACATACCATGCTTGGAAG GCCAATGCCATAGGCCGGGGTGCCAAGTCGGTGCGTGAATTTCTGGAGAAGAACTACACAGATGATGCCATCGAAACAGACGATCTGACCATCAAACTGGTGATCAAGGCGCTGCTGGAA GTGGTCCAGTCAGGTGGCAAAAACATTGAACTTGCTGTCATGAGGCGGGATCAGCCCCTCAAG ATTCTAAGTCCTGAAGAAATTGAGAAGTATGTTGCTGAAAtcgagaaggagaaagaagaaaatgaaaagaagaagcagaagaaagcagCATCTTGA